GCGCCAGGTCTTCCTCCAGCTCGGCCAGGGTGTCGGCGAGCGGCGGCGGAGACTGCCGGCTGCTTTGCACGAGCCAGCGGGCGCACAGCAGCGCAGCCAGCAGAAAGGCAAGCCCCAGGGTGCCGACGAGGCCAACCCGCCACGCCTCGAAAAGGAGTACCAACCACCACGCGCCGAAGACGATGGCGAGCATGAGGAAGAAGACGAAGAGCTGCGCCACGATGAGTTGACGCATCAGCCGCGCCTTCTCCACGGCGATCTCCGTGGAGAGGAGTTCAAGGCGCGTCTTCCCCATTGCGACCAGAGTGGCCGCAAGGGTTTTCAGGGAGGCGAAGAGACCTTCCCCTCCGGCGGGCGTGCTCATGAAGGATCAGCGGCGGCCGAGGATGAAGCCCACCAGGAAACCGATGCCCGCGGCGATGCCCACCGCCTTCCAGGGATTCTCATGCACGTAGGCATCGGTGGCGCGTGCCGCGGCCTTGGTCTTTTCCACCAGCACGGCCTCCGCGGCGGCAAGCCTCGCTTTTGCTGCGTGCAGTCGTTCCTGCACCCGTGCGCGCAGGGAGGCGATTTTTTCGCCGGTCTGGTCGGCGGTGGCTTTGAGTACCTCTTCCGCGTCGCTGATGACAGCTTTCATGTCGGCGACGAGTTTTTCCTGGGCGTTGAGTTCTTCCGTTGCCATGGTGAGACCTTTCTTTCAGTGGATGGGAGGGATCCGCGGAGACTTCCGCGGTTTAGAGTAATCTGCTGCCGGGAAGAGAAAATTTCAACCCCGCTTCATGCCGGATGCTCGCGCAGGGCGGCGTTGAGGGCATCCACCACCTCCGCCCAGTCGCTGTCCGCCTCGATGGCCTCGCGCAGGAAAGCTGCCTGGGCGGGCGTCCAGAAAGGCGCGGCGTGGAGCGGCACGTCGTGGGGCAGCGGCGAATGTTCGGCGATGAAGCGGCGGATGGCCTCCCCGTCACTGGGCAATCCCAGCTGCTCGAAGAGCTCATGAAAGGGATGAAAACCGTGCTCCATGGGATCCTCAACACTCTACCTCGGGGGTGGGCGCAGCAAATAGGGCGGCTTCGATACATGCCCGCTCCTCGCGAGTGGGCAGGGCCTCGTGCGCCTCGGGCCGGCTGCGTTTCCAGTCGAGGCGGCCTTCGGCATCGAAGGCGAGATAGCCGTAGTGTTCGTTCACCACCGCCTCCGGTTCATTGTCCTTCAGGCGCACGTACCACTCGGCGATGCGCAAGATTTTGCCGGAAAATTCCGGTGCCGTGGCCACCCCGCGCACCAGGGCGAGATACAGTCCATGGGGCAGCGGATGCACCTTGCCCATTCCATCGAGAAGGAAAACGAAAGTGGCATGACCGCTCCTGACTGCTGGCAGAGCCTCCCGGCGGCGCTGGTATTCGGCCTGCAGGGCTTCCACCACGGTGAGTACTTCATCATAGGCATCGCGCGCGGCCTCGCTTTGTGCCTCATCACGACGTAGAGCGAAATCTTCATGCAGACTGTCGAGCACCTCTAGGGCGCCTGTGAGTCTGGCCCGCTCGAGGAAAATGGGGGAAGGAGACATGGGGGTTTGCCGGCTGGACGAAAATCAAAGCGACACTATAACCTCTTGGCCGCCGCCCGTCACCAACGATGCAGGAGCCGCGCGTGGCGGGCACAAGCCGCTATCCGCTGCCGCAAGTCGCTGTAAATTCCTGTCCCGGTGTTAGCGGCCGTGGCGTGACGGGCTGAGGCCCCGCCAGATCCTGCCGCTCTCTCATTGGACCGACCACGGCTTGAGGGAATCACAATAAACCGAACGTACCTTTGCCTTGCCGTCGCCGGTGTGGAAACGTGGTTCTTTTCCCTCGTGGCCTTGGTGATTGCGTTTTCGGCGCGACGGTGCTTATCTCCGGCGCATTCGCTGCTGCCTTTTGAGGTGAGTGTGCTGCCCTTCACCAGCATTCGGTGAGTGCCACCCGTGTCGCCTTCAAACCGGGTGCGATTCCCAGTGGTGTCTGGCGCTCGAACAGGGAAGGCCGTGTGGCATGGCCAGTGACCCGGGTCTTCGTTGCCGGGCTAGGCAGGAATCGGCATTGGCCATGACATGCGCGCCTGCTATTGCGGAAGCCGCACCAGTTCACGCACTTCGCTGGCGGCGTCCTGGTACACATGGCCCGACGCCTGCTTTCGAGTTTTTCCCTGCAAGGGCCGGTCGCAGTCGAAGCTTGACGACGCGTTGGTCACGCAGACCAAGGGGGTACCGGGGCTTCGAAAGGGGTGAGCGCCGATGTCACGATTTGGATGGGGCATTTTTGGCTCACCAGGAATAGGAGTTCTTGAACGGAACTCTTTTTTGGCACGCCGGGCCTATTCCGCTTGGCCTTCGCGGTCGGCAACATCGGCGGTACCCACGGTCTCGGCGGCGCCTTCATCATCGCGCCGTTTGCCGTTGCCATTTGCCGGCTGTCCGTCTACACCGTTGCCGGCCCCGCCCTCGCAGGGACCCTGGCGACATCCCTCGTCCGCCCGATCCCCTTCAGCGGGTTGCCGACGCCGGCCGGGGTATCCACCCAGCGGGACTGGCCTTTGGGGCTATTGTCAGGCTTTGGCGGCATTGCGGGCATGGAGTGGCGGGGTGTCAGAAGTTGATGCCACAAAAGACGCTCACCCTCCCTTTGGGCAGCCTCGTGCTGCTACTCCTGTGCACTACGTTGCAGCGTTTTTTCCGTGATCAGGCTGGGTATCCGTAAACCCGTGGGCTGAGTGCAGCATGTGCGGTGCCAGCGCAGCTTGGCACCGGTCGACGGTGCTCGCACCTCGAATCCAGGCTAGCGCCATCGCCGGGTCGACTTCAGCAGCACTTGCCGCCGCTGCAGCAGCCGCCGGCGCTGGAGGTGGGAGCGGCTGCGCCGGCCAGCCAGGCCTCGATCTTTTCCTTCGACGGCACGCCCCCGGCATGCACCACTTTGCCGTCGATGACTACCCCAGGGGTGGTAAGGACGCCGTATCTC
The sequence above is drawn from the Burkholderiales bacterium genome and encodes:
- a CDS encoding DUF2789 domain-containing protein, giving the protein MEHGFHPFHELFEQLGLPSDGEAIRRFIAEHSPLPHDVPLHAAPFWTPAQAAFLREAIEADSDWAEVVDALNAALREHPA
- a CDS encoding phage holin family protein produces the protein MSTPAGGEGLFASLKTLAATLVAMGKTRLELLSTEIAVEKARLMRQLIVAQLFVFFLMLAIVFGAWWLVLLFEAWRVGLVGTLGLAFLLAALLCARWLVQSSRQSPPPLADTLAELEEDLAQLRSAAGHDQPKRS
- a CDS encoding DUF883 family protein, producing the protein MATEELNAQEKLVADMKAVISDAEEVLKATADQTGEKIASLRARVQERLHAAKARLAAAEAVLVEKTKAAARATDAYVHENPWKAVGIAAGIGFLVGFILGRR
- a CDS encoding thioredoxin family protein, whose amino-acid sequence is MNIKVLGTGCANCKTTFRLIEETARAKGVAVELEKVEDLAEIMRYGVLTTPGVVIDGKVVHAGGVPSKEKIEAWLAGAAAPTSSAGGCCSGGKCC